The region AAATAATAATAATCCTGATGTATTAATATCTAACCGGCCAACCTGGACCCAGCGACCTTGGCGCAATTTAGGTAACTTATCAAACACAGTTCGTTCATGCTTAGGATCATGACGGCTTGAAATTTCTCCAACTGGCTTATGATAAATTAAAACTCTAGTTTTTAATTGTCTTTTTAAAGGATTATTAATTAACTTACCTTTTACATTAATTTTATCATTGGCTGTAGCACTATCTCCTAATTTTGCTATTTGCCCATTTACACGAACTAATCCTTGTTCAATCCAGCGTTCCATTTCCCTTCTAGAACCAAATCCTGCTTGGCTCAATATCTTTTGTAATCTTTCAGCGGTCATAATTAAGTGTACTCTTTGGCAAATATTTGTGAGCTATCTGTAAGCGCGGTATTGTCTTCTAAAGGAGGTAATTGTTCAATCGTTGATAAGTTAAAATAATCTAAAAATTGCTTGGTAGTTATATAAACAGCTGGTTTTCCAGGTACATCCCGATAACCACCAACCCTTATCCACTCCCTCTCAAGTAATGTCTTTAATATTGAAGTACTTACACTAACGCCCCTAATTGCTTCTATATCAGCACGAGTCACGGGTTGTTGGTAAGCAATAATGGCTAAGGTTTCTAATAAAGCCTTTGAATATTTAGGTGGTCTATCAGCTTGGAGACGACTTATCCAGGGGCCATATTGTGCTCGAGTTTGAATACAATAACCACTTGCAAGTTCTACTAGCTCGATTGAGCGGTTAGCATAGTCTAAATCTAATTCATGCAAAATTTTTTTAATTAAATTGTGAGCAGGTTTTTGCCAAATTTCAAAAGTATCTATGATTTGATCAAGTGTTAAAGGGTTTTCCGAACTCATTAACAGGGCTTCAATAATGTTTTTTAATTCATTATTAGTCATTACTTTGCCTCTCAAGCCGGATAGAAGAGAAGTTCTCTATTTGCGTAATAGTTAAGAGCGTTTGTCTAGCTAATTCTAAAATAGCCAATAAAGTGACTATAATCCCCATACGCCCCTCTTTAAAAATTAAAAGTTCAACAAAGGTAGTAGATTTATCTTTATGTACTTTTTCTAAAACCCAGAGGATGCGTTCTTTAACTGAGAGTGTCTCTTTAGTAATACGATGCGTACCTTTATGGTTTTGTTGTTCGATTAACCCTAGCATCGCTTTCATTAAATTGAGCAGGGAAACTTCAGGATGGTAAATAACATGTGATAATCCTTGCGATTTTATATCAAAACGAAAGTTATCACGCTCACAACGTGGTAAAGCATCTAACAGTTCAGCAGCTTGCTTAAATTGTTCGTAACGTTGCAATTGCTGTACTAATGCAAGTCGCGGATCTGCTTCCGCTTCTTCAACCAAACTAGGATTTTTAGGCAATAAAAGCCTTGATTTAATTTCTGCAAGCATGGCTGCCATGACTAAATACTCAGCTACTAACTCTAAGCGATTCTCCGCCATTAGCTGTATATAATGCATATATTGCTCTGTTATTATAGCAATTGGAATATCCATAATATCGATATTTTGTCGCCGAATTAAATATAACAATAAATCAAAAGGTCCACTGAATGACTCTAATAATAATTCTAAAGCATCAGGTGGAATAAAAAGGTCAGCTGGCATTTGAGTAAACGGTTTACCGCTTACAGTTGCAATAGTGGGCGCTAATTGTTCTTTATCAGCAATCATTAGTAATCAAGGCCCATCACTTCACGTACATCCTTTAGTGTTCTATTTGCCTCATCTCGTGCCGCATCGCTACCTTCGGCTATAATTTGCTTTACTGAGCCAAAGTCGGATTCAAAATCTTGAATAGATGTTTGAATTGTTTTTAATTCTTGATTAATAGCATCTATGATTGGCCGCTTACACTCTATACATCCTATACCAGCAGTCCGACATCCCGTTTGAGCCCAATCTTTAACGTCCTCAGAAGAATATATTTTATGAAATTGCCAGACTGGGCACTTTTCTGGCTCACCTGGATCAGTTCGCTTGATTCGAGCGGGATCTGTGGGCATAGTCAAAATTTTACGTTCAACAGATGCAGGCTCTTCTCTCAAGCTAATTGTATTATTATAGGATTTTGACATCTTTTGCCCATCAATTCCGGGCATTTTAGGCATTTCAGTTAATAAGGGCTGGGGTTCGGGCAATATAATTTTACCAGAACCATCTAAGTAGCCTAAAAGTCGTTCTTTGTCTCCTAAAGATAAATTATGTTGATTAGTTAGAAGCGCTTGTGCTGTATTTAATGCATCAAAATTACCATCTTGCTGAAACTGCTTTCGTAATTCAGTATATAATTTGCTATTTTTTTTCCCCATTCTTGTTATGGCTTCTTGAGCTAACGCTTCAAAATTAGGTTCACGACCATATAAAAAATTAAAACGACGAGCTATTTCACGAATAAGCTCAATATGAGATATTTGATCTTCTCCTACGGGAACATACGATGCCTTATAAAGTAACACATCTGCACTTTGCAACAAGGGATACCCTAAGAATCCATAAGTAGCAAGATCTTTATCACGTAACTTTTCTTGTTGATCTTTAAATGTTGGAACACGCTCTAGCCAACCAAGGGGTGTTATCATAGATAAGAGGAGATGTAATTCGGCATGCTCTGGAACCCAGGATTGAATAAAAAGCTTACATAAACTAGGGTTAATTCCACAGGCTAGCCAATCAATAATCATATCCCAGATGATTGTCTCAATATAACCAGGATCATCATAATGAGTTGTTAAACCATGCCAGTCAGCAACAAAAAAATAACAATCATATTGATGTTGTAAAGTAAGCCAATTTTTCAGTACGCCATGATAATGACCAAGATGCAAACGACCACTGGCACGCATACCGGAAACCACTCTTTTATTTAAATTAAATAAAGCAGACATAAAACCTCAAAATAGCACTATTTAAAGTACAGCGAAAATTAATTTTATCTAAAAGGTTCTGGGTCACCCTTACCCTCCCTTAAAATGGCGGGGTAATCACCTGTTAAATCAACCACGGTAGTTGGTTCATAACCACAATTCCCTCCATCAATAATTAAATCAATTCTACTACCTAAAATATCCTGTATAGCTTCAGGTTGACTTAAGGGAGCCTGCGCACCCGGTAGGATTAATGATGTACTCATTAGGGGTGCATGAAAATGCTCTAATAATGCTAATGTAATGGTATTGTCAGGAATACGCAGACCTAATGTTCGTCGTTTAGGGTGTAACATTAATCGAGGAACCTCATGGGTCGCTTGTAAAATAAAGGTATAAGAACCAGGAGTAAAGGCTTTTAATAAACGAAATATAGGATTTGAAACGCGGGCATAAGTACCCAATTGCGACAGATCACGACACACTAAGGTCATATTATGATTTTTATCTAAATGCCTTAAAAGCCTTATTCGCTCTAAAGCACTTTTATTAGCCAGCTTACAGCCTAATGCATAACCCGAGTCGGTTGGGTAAGCAATTAAGCCCCCATCTTCAATAATCTTTGCAGCCTGTCTTAATAAACGTGCCTGCGGATTATCAGGATGAATTGCAAAAAATTGGCTCATATAGTCCCCTATCAGATATTCCAGTTATGCCAAATAGGCGTACAGTTTAGCGGTAGTTGTGGTTGTCGTCCAAGAGAAATACGAGATAAGGAATCACCATGATAATCTGAACCGGTTGAGGCTAATAATTCAAAATACCTACAAAGGGCAACAACATTATTCATTTGATCTAAGCTTATATTTCCTGATACTACTTCTAATCCCTCACCACCTGCTTGCTTAAATTCTTTAATTAACTCTCGTAATTTAGTTTGAGTTAACTGATACTTTAATGGATGCGCTAAAACAGCCTGCCCGCCGGCTTTAATTATTCCTTCTACTGCTTCAGCAACAGAAATCCATGGTGTTTCTACGTAAGCTGGCTTACCTCGACACAAATACTGCTTGAAAGCAGCTTGAATATCAATCGCTTTAGCGTCTTCAACGCATAATCTAGCAAAATGTGGTCGACCAATTCTATCATGACCAGCAAGCTGGCAAGCTCTTTCAAAAGCATTATTAACACCAATATCAGCTAGTTTTTCTGAAATTTTTTTAGCTCGATTAATGCGGTTATTATTTTGCTTATTAATTAAATCATTAAAGAAATAATTAGCAATATCTACACCTAAGCCAATGATATGAATATCATATTTTTTCCAGCGCGTACTAAATTCAATACCGGTGATAATTTTTACAGAATAATCATTTTTTATTTTTAATAAATTCTTTACACCTTCAATAGTATCATGGTCAGTTAAAGCCATCACACGCAAGTTAATTGAATTAGCCTTCTCAATTAACTCTTTAGGAGAAAGAAGACCATCGGAAAAGTAGCTGTGGCAGTGCAGGTCAATCATAGATCTATTTCATTAAATTTCATACATTAATATTAGAAGATTTCGTTATCTTATTGGTTTTTAATTTTAAGAATAAGTGTAATTATACATTACATTATTATGCAATTTATATTTAATATGTTATTCAATACTTGCAGAAAAGGAGGTTTTTGAACTATTCTTTAGGTAAATAACTAACCATTTTTAACATACCATTGAGCAGTACAACGCAAAGCGAACACGTTTACTTACCTCACTTAAATGTGCAGCGTTTGGCTAATTTATGTGGCGTTTTGCATGAAAATATTCTTTTACTTGAGAAATCTCTGCAATTATCTATAAAAATTCAGCAAAACAAATTGATTTTACATACTAACTCTCCTGCCAATTTACTCCGTGCAAAATCTATTATTCAAGAGTTATATCGCCTTGCTGAACAGCCAATTAGCCCAGATACTGTACAGTCTCTACTCACTTTTGAGGACAATGAAACTATTATGAGAACAATTAATTCTATTAAATTAAGTCGAAAAGTTATTTTACCTAGGAATAGTAAACAAGCTGAATACTTAACCAGTATTGATAAAAATGATATAATTTTTGCTGTAGGGCCTGCGGGTACTGGTAAAACATATCTCGCTGTATCTAAAGCAATAGAATGTTTTGAAAAAGGCGAAGTACAACGTCTAGTGTTTGTCAGGCCAGCAGTTGAAGCAGGTGAAAAACTGGGCTTTCTACCGGGTGATTTAGTTGAAAAGGTTCTTCCTTATTTACGGCCTATTTATGATGCAATTTATGAAATGTTAGGATTTAAAGAGGCACAAAAATTAATTCAAAATGATGTCATTGAAATTCTTCCCCTTGCTTTTATGCGCGGACGAACGTTAAACGACGCATTTATAATTTTAGATGAAGCGCAAAATACTACGATTATGCAAATGAAAATGTTTCTTACCCGAATGGGATTTGGTTCTAAGGCAGTTGTAACGGGTGATATGACTCAAGTCGATTTACCCAAAGGAACTCAATCAGGACTTTCCCATGCTGTTAACCTATTTAAAGATTTAAATGAAATTAGCATTCATACATTTACTAGTCGTGAAGTGGTCAGACATCCATTAATTTCTCGTATTGTAGAGAGTTATGATGAAGAAGCGGAGGGGAAAAATGGATGATTGTTGTTTAGATTTAGACAAATATATTGACATTCAGGTTGCCTGCAAAAAACCTCTACCTATTGTTGAAAATATTTTATGTGATTGGGTTAATCTTACTTTAAGAGAATTAAATGAAACAGCAGAACTAACGTTACGGCTTGTTGAAATACAAGAAATCGCTGAATTAAATAAAAATTATCGAAAAAAAGATAAACCAACTAATGTTTTGGCTTTTCCAAGTAATTTACCTAAAGAAATTCAATTAGAATGCCCTTTTTTAGGCGATATTGTCATTTGCCCAGACGTTTTAGAACAAGAAAGTAAAGAGCAAGAAATAGAGCTAGAAGCTCACTGGGCACATATTGTCATCCATGGTGTACTTCACTTATTAGGATATGATCATATTAAAGAGAAAGAAGCTCATATAATGCAACAGATGGAAATTAAATTATTAGCAACCTTAGGTTATGCTAATCCCTATCAACAAGAGGATGCGATTTGTGAATAAAGTAGACGATGCTAATTCGTGGTTTATGCGTTTAAAACAATTCCTGCAAGTTGAGCCACAAAATCAGGAAGAATTAATTAGCTTATTACGTGATGCTCAAATTCGCTCACTTATTAATGCTGAAACATTAGGCATGATTGAGGGCGTTATTCAATTCTCGCAAATGAAAGTACGAGATATTATGTTGCCTAAAAAGCAAATGACAACCATTTCACAAGATGATAATTTTGAAAAGGTAATAGAAATTGTAACAAGTTCTGGCCACTCTCGATTCCCAGTAACAGGCGATAATCCTGATGATGTTATCGGCATTTTACATGCTAAGGATTTGTTAAAGTTTTATGCAAATAATGCTGGTGAGTTTGACTTAAGTGATATTGTCCGACAAGCAACTTTCGTACCGGAAAGTAAACGTTTAGATCTTCTTTTAAGTGACTTTCGAAGCAATCGTAATCATATGGCCTTGGTGGTTGATGAATATGGTACAGTCAATGGCTTTGTAACCATTGAAGATATTATTGAACAAATAATTGGCGATATAGAAGACGAGTTTGATGTTGACGAAGAAGCCTATATTAAGGAACATGGCGACTCACATTATATTATTAAAGCTCACATGCCTATTGAAGAATTTAATGAGTATTTAGGTGCACACTTTAGTGATGAAATCTATGATACAATTGGCGGTATTGTTATGGCTAATTTTGGTTACCTACCTAAACGAGGCGAAGTAACTATCATCGATCAATTTGAATTTAAAGTTATTAATGCGGATGCAAGACGAATTAAATTATTAAGTTGTTTTGATAAACGCACTAATACTGTTGATACAACAGATAGCTTATATCAAGACAATTTACCTACCTTTTCCAAACAGAAAGGATAAAATGTCCAATATTTCTCGTTAAAACTAAATCAAACCGAGGGTTAATTATTAAATGAACAGTAACATTTTAATTGTTGATGATGATATAGAGCTTACTGATTTATTAGAACAATATCTTGAACCAGAAGGTTTTAACGTTATTTGTGTTCATGATGGAGAAAGTGCTGTCAAGAAAGCTTTAAATCAATCTTTTGATGCGATTATTTTAGATGTGATGTTACCTAGGTTAAATGGTTTTGAAGTGTTAAAGGCTATCCGTGAACATCTGGAAACACCTGTACTAATGCTTACTGCTCGTGGTGATGATATTGATCGCATCGTTGGCTTAGAAATTGGGGCAGATGATTATTTACCTAAGCCTTGCAATCCACGGGAATTAGTTGCCAGACTACGGGCAATTTTACGTCGAACTCAAAAAATACCCGCACAACGACCCATTATTGAGCTACATAATATTGTAGTTGATTGTTCTAAAAGATTAGCAACCCATCATGGGCAACCTATGGAGTTAACTAATGCAGAATTTAATATTTTAGAAATGTTAATAAAATCACCAGGTCAAGCATTCTCGAAAGAAGAGTTAACTGAATATGCACTAGGTCGAAAGTATACAGCTTATGATCGAAGTATTGACGTTCATATCAGTAATCTTCGCAATAAGTTAGGTGATAATGATCAAGGTGAGCCCCTCGTTAAAACTGTCCGGGGGTTTGGATATATGTTTAATGCGTAGTTTATATTGGAAAATATTTCTATCTTTTTGGCTAGCAACTATTCTCATCATTATTACAACAGCCTGGGTAACCAGTGAAATTGCCCAAAAATCTTCGATACCAGCACGTGAACATGTCTTTATGGATAGCTATGCTAATGCAGCTGTAGCTACTTTTGAATCAGGACAACACGCAGCCTTAAAGAAATGGCTTGCTCAAACTGGCGCTTCTAAAAAAATGACTTTGTACCTATTATGCAGTACCGGTGAAATAATAGGTAACTCCGCGCCTCCTTTAGAAATTAAACAAATTGCGTCTGATTTAGTTAATGAAGAGCTTGATGAAGGATTACTTAAATTTGGAAATTTAATTATAAGTCATGAGATTTTATCCACCTCAGGCAAAGCTTATCGGTTAGCCGCTGTTAGTGAAAAACCGCTTTCTCACTTTGTTGTTATACCTTGGGCAGGTTTAACTATCCGTCTAACTATCGCTATTTTCATTAGTGGGCTGATTTGCTACCTACTCTCGCTCTATTTAACCCAACCTTTACGCTCTTTAGGAATGGCTGCAAAATCAATCGCAACGGGGAAATTAAATACCCGAGTTGGCCAGTTTAAAGGGCATTATCGCGATGAAATTGCTCAATTAAGCAATGAATTTGATAGGATGGCAGAACAATTAGAAAGCCTAATTAGCTCTAAGGAGCGTTTGTTACAAGACATCTCTCATGAACTACGCTCACCTTTAGCCCGCTTACAAATTGCTATTGAATTAGGCCGAAAAAAAGCATCACCCACGGCTGATATTGAATTCTGCCGTATGGAAGTTGAATGTCTACG is a window of Legionella busanensis DNA encoding:
- a CDS encoding PhoH family protein gives rise to the protein MILHTNSPANLLRAKSIIQELYRLAEQPISPDTVQSLLTFEDNETIMRTINSIKLSRKVILPRNSKQAEYLTSIDKNDIIFAVGPAGTGKTYLAVSKAIECFEKGEVQRLVFVRPAVEAGEKLGFLPGDLVEKVLPYLRPIYDAIYEMLGFKEAQKLIQNDVIEILPLAFMRGRTLNDAFIILDEAQNTTIMQMKMFLTRMGFGSKAVVTGDMTQVDLPKGTQSGLSHAVNLFKDLNEISIHTFTSREVVRHPLISRIVESYDEEAEGKNG
- a CDS encoding L-threonylcarbamoyladenylate synthase; this encodes MSQFFAIHPDNPQARLLRQAAKIIEDGGLIAYPTDSGYALGCKLANKSALERIRLLRHLDKNHNMTLVCRDLSQLGTYARVSNPIFRLLKAFTPGSYTFILQATHEVPRLMLHPKRRTLGLRIPDNTITLALLEHFHAPLMSTSLILPGAQAPLSQPEAIQDILGSRIDLIIDGGNCGYEPTTVVDLTGDYPAILREGKGDPEPFR
- a CDS encoding PHP domain-containing protein codes for the protein MIDLHCHSYFSDGLLSPKELIEKANSINLRVMALTDHDTIEGVKNLLKIKNDYSVKIITGIEFSTRWKKYDIHIIGLGVDIANYFFNDLINKQNNNRINRAKKISEKLADIGVNNAFERACQLAGHDRIGRPHFARLCVEDAKAIDIQAAFKQYLCRGKPAYVETPWISVAEAVEGIIKAGGQAVLAHPLKYQLTQTKLRELIKEFKQAGGEGLEVVSGNISLDQMNNVVALCRYFELLASTGSDYHGDSLSRISLGRQPQLPLNCTPIWHNWNI
- a CDS encoding HlyC/CorC family transporter, with product MNKVDDANSWFMRLKQFLQVEPQNQEELISLLRDAQIRSLINAETLGMIEGVIQFSQMKVRDIMLPKKQMTTISQDDNFEKVIEIVTSSGHSRFPVTGDNPDDVIGILHAKDLLKFYANNAGEFDLSDIVRQATFVPESKRLDLLLSDFRSNRNHMALVVDEYGTVNGFVTIEDIIEQIIGDIEDEFDVDEEAYIKEHGDSHYIIKAHMPIEEFNEYLGAHFSDEIYDTIGGIVMANFGYLPKRGEVTIIDQFEFKVINADARRIKLLSCFDKRTNTVDTTDSLYQDNLPTFSKQKG
- the ybeY gene encoding rRNA maturation RNase YbeY, with translation MMKKRRGKMDDCCLDLDKYIDIQVACKKPLPIVENILCDWVNLTLRELNETAELTLRLVEIQEIAELNKNYRKKDKPTNVLAFPSNLPKEIQLECPFLGDIVICPDVLEQESKEQEIELEAHWAHIVIHGVLHLLGYDHIKEKEAHIMQQMEIKLLATLGYANPYQQEDAICE
- the scpB gene encoding SMC-Scp complex subunit ScpB, yielding MTNNELKNIIEALLMSSENPLTLDQIIDTFEIWQKPAHNLIKKILHELDLDYANRSIELVELASGYCIQTRAQYGPWISRLQADRPPKYSKALLETLAIIAYQQPVTRADIEAIRGVSVSTSILKTLLEREWIRVGGYRDVPGKPAVYITTKQFLDYFNLSTIEQLPPLEDNTALTDSSQIFAKEYT
- a CDS encoding segregation and condensation protein A codes for the protein MIADKEQLAPTIATVSGKPFTQMPADLFIPPDALELLLESFSGPFDLLLYLIRRQNIDIMDIPIAIITEQYMHYIQLMAENRLELVAEYLVMAAMLAEIKSRLLLPKNPSLVEEAEADPRLALVQQLQRYEQFKQAAELLDALPRCERDNFRFDIKSQGLSHVIYHPEVSLLNLMKAMLGLIEQQNHKGTHRITKETLSVKERILWVLEKVHKDKSTTFVELLIFKEGRMGIIVTLLAILELARQTLLTITQIENFSSIRLERQSND
- a CDS encoding tryptophan--tRNA ligase; this translates as MSALFNLNKRVVSGMRASGRLHLGHYHGVLKNWLTLQHQYDCYFFVADWHGLTTHYDDPGYIETIIWDMIIDWLACGINPSLCKLFIQSWVPEHAELHLLLSMITPLGWLERVPTFKDQQEKLRDKDLATYGFLGYPLLQSADVLLYKASYVPVGEDQISHIELIREIARRFNFLYGREPNFEALAQEAITRMGKKNSKLYTELRKQFQQDGNFDALNTAQALLTNQHNLSLGDKERLLGYLDGSGKIILPEPQPLLTEMPKMPGIDGQKMSKSYNNTISLREEPASVERKILTMPTDPARIKRTDPGEPEKCPVWQFHKIYSSEDVKDWAQTGCRTAGIGCIECKRPIIDAINQELKTIQTSIQDFESDFGSVKQIIAEGSDAARDEANRTLKDVREVMGLDY
- the cpxR gene encoding two-component system response regulator CpxR codes for the protein MNSNILIVDDDIELTDLLEQYLEPEGFNVICVHDGESAVKKALNQSFDAIILDVMLPRLNGFEVLKAIREHLETPVLMLTARGDDIDRIVGLEIGADDYLPKPCNPRELVARLRAILRRTQKIPAQRPIIELHNIVVDCSKRLATHHGQPMELTNAEFNILEMLIKSPGQAFSKEELTEYALGRKYTAYDRSIDVHISNLRNKLGDNDQGEPLVKTVRGFGYMFNA
- the cpxA gene encoding two-component system sensor histidine kinase CpxA, whose translation is MRSLYWKIFLSFWLATILIIITTAWVTSEIAQKSSIPAREHVFMDSYANAAVATFESGQHAALKKWLAQTGASKKMTLYLLCSTGEIIGNSAPPLEIKQIASDLVNEELDEGLLKFGNLIISHEILSTSGKAYRLAAVSEKPLSHFVVIPWAGLTIRLTIAIFISGLICYLLSLYLTQPLRSLGMAAKSIATGKLNTRVGQFKGHYRDEIAQLSNEFDRMAEQLESLISSKERLLQDISHELRSPLARLQIAIELGRKKASPTADIEFCRMEVECLRLNNLIGEILQFARLDRSTEELNKTHVNILDLVNRIIEDANFEFGEDQDKVQLVSAENYELLVDERLMHRALENIVRNAMRYSPPDKKVTISLSTNIEKTALFIDIDDCGPGVPEDQLKNIFSPFYRVDTSREKKTGGYGLGLSIAEKAIQLHQGSIIALNRPKGGLRVHVTLPLKPTLAYS